Proteins from one Salinispora arenicola genomic window:
- a CDS encoding NAD-dependent epimerase/dehydratase family protein, with amino-acid sequence MLRSFLTPTDLEWRVSVAFVTGSGGLIGSEAVRHFAGLGLEVVGIDNDMRQEFFGEEASTAWNVRRLTEELGPAYSHHSIDIRDRDSLAKLFRRYGRDTTVVIHTAAQPSHDWAVRDPFTDFDVNAAGTLNVLQNVREHCIEAPFIHCSTNKVYGNRPNSLPLVELETRWEIEPGHPYEQGIREDMSIDSCLHSIFGASKVAADVMVQEYGRYFDMRTACFRGGTLTGPAHAATELHGFLGYLMRANMERRTYKIFGYQGKQVRDAIHSSDVVSAFESFFRNPRSAAVYNLGGGRHSNTSMREAFALARQITGQEMISEYVEANRIGDHKWWIGSNEAFHADYPDWKQVYDVPMIMREIYEANVDKWVPQP; translated from the coding sequence ATGCTCCGATCGTTCTTGACTCCGACGGACCTGGAGTGGCGTGTGAGTGTCGCATTCGTGACCGGATCGGGCGGTCTGATCGGCTCCGAAGCAGTCCGGCACTTCGCCGGCCTCGGTCTCGAGGTCGTCGGCATCGACAACGACATGCGGCAGGAGTTCTTCGGCGAGGAGGCGTCGACCGCCTGGAACGTCCGGCGGCTCACCGAGGAACTGGGCCCCGCGTACTCGCACCACAGCATCGACATCCGCGACCGGGACTCGCTCGCGAAGCTCTTCCGCCGATACGGCCGCGATACGACGGTGGTGATCCACACCGCCGCACAACCGTCGCACGACTGGGCCGTCCGTGACCCGTTCACCGACTTCGACGTCAACGCCGCCGGCACCCTCAACGTGCTGCAGAACGTCCGCGAGCACTGCATCGAGGCACCGTTCATCCACTGCTCCACCAACAAGGTGTACGGCAACCGACCGAACAGCCTGCCGCTGGTCGAGTTGGAGACCCGGTGGGAGATCGAGCCCGGGCACCCGTACGAGCAGGGCATCCGGGAGGACATGTCGATCGACTCCTGCCTGCACTCGATCTTCGGTGCCTCCAAGGTGGCCGCGGACGTGATGGTGCAGGAGTACGGCCGTTACTTCGACATGCGGACGGCGTGTTTCCGGGGTGGAACCCTGACCGGGCCCGCACACGCCGCCACCGAGTTGCACGGTTTCCTCGGATACCTGATGCGGGCCAACATGGAGCGCCGCACGTACAAGATCTTTGGCTATCAGGGTAAGCAGGTCAGGGACGCGATCCACAGCTCGGACGTGGTCTCGGCGTTTGAGTCGTTCTTCCGCAACCCACGCTCCGCCGCCGTCTACAACCTCGGTGGCGGCCGACACTCCAACACCTCGATGCGCGAGGCGTTCGCCCTGGCCCGGCAGATCACCGGACAGGAGATGATCTCCGAGTACGTCGAGGCGAACCGGATCGGCGACCACAAGTGGTGGATCGGCTCGAACGAGGCATTCCACGCCGATTATCCCGACTGGAAGCAGGTCTACGACGTGCCCATGATCATGCGTGAGATCTACGAGGCCAACGTCGACAAATGGGTTCCGCAGCCATGA
- a CDS encoding WecB/TagA/CpsF family glycosyltransferase yields MGSAAMTRGKRNVLGVLVDATDYATATEAVVTAAHERQPLALTALAVHGVMTGVLDPVHNARLNSFDVVTPDGQPVRWALNVLHRAGLTDRVYGPTLTLHVLSRFADEGLPIYLYGSTEETLAKLVPALERMFPALKLAGVEPSKFRSVQPGEDVEIADRIRSSGARLVLVGLGCPRQEIFTYAMRPLLDMPLMAVGAAFDYHAGLLRQPPPWMQRAGLEWFWRLGLEPKRLWRRYVILNPAYLSRLAAQKVGLWKAKPPEPATERPTGFAV; encoded by the coding sequence ATGGGTTCCGCAGCCATGACCAGGGGCAAACGGAACGTGCTCGGTGTTCTCGTGGACGCCACCGACTACGCCACCGCAACCGAGGCAGTCGTGACGGCCGCGCACGAGCGGCAACCGCTGGCGCTGACCGCCCTGGCCGTACACGGCGTGATGACCGGGGTGCTCGATCCCGTACACAACGCTCGGTTGAACTCGTTCGACGTGGTCACTCCGGACGGGCAACCGGTGCGCTGGGCGCTCAACGTGCTGCACCGCGCTGGCCTGACCGACCGGGTCTACGGCCCGACGCTCACCCTGCATGTGCTGTCCCGCTTCGCCGACGAAGGTCTCCCGATCTACCTGTACGGGTCCACCGAGGAGACGCTCGCGAAGCTGGTGCCGGCGCTGGAGCGCATGTTCCCCGCGCTGAAGCTCGCCGGGGTGGAACCGTCCAAGTTCCGATCCGTACAACCCGGCGAGGATGTCGAGATCGCGGATCGGATCAGGAGCAGCGGGGCCCGACTCGTCCTGGTCGGGCTGGGCTGCCCGCGGCAGGAAATCTTCACGTACGCCATGCGGCCACTGCTGGACATGCCGCTGATGGCGGTCGGCGCGGCCTTCGACTACCACGCGGGTCTGCTGCGGCAGCCGCCGCCGTGGATGCAGCGGGCCGGCCTGGAGTGGTTCTGGCGGCTCGGCCTGGAGCCGAAGCGCCTCTGGCGCCGATACGTGATCCTCAACCCGGCATACCTGTCCCGGCTCGCCGCGCAGAAGGTCGGTCTGTGGAAGGCGAAGCCGCCGGAGCCCGCCACCGAACGCCCCACCGGCTTCGCGGTCTGA